The following proteins are co-located in the Microbacterium sp. SORGH_AS_0888 genome:
- a CDS encoding aminodeoxychorismate lyase, producing MVWRHAILLEPAASDDPRTDFAELLTPIDPTAPALSVGELSTQRGDGIFESIGVVDGHAQEVEAHLERLAHSAAICQLPPPNVAQWRQAVQAIARECPPGECVIKLILSRGVEHGPAPTAWVTASTAPDNAAVREHGIRVVTLDRGYDSGAPARAPWLLLGAKTLSYATNMAAIRAAHARGADDAVFVSSDGVLLEGPTSSLVLRQGDRFVTPEPGAGILHGTTQLSLFSWLETQGYETGYASLPVSALREADAAWLLSSVRLAAGVTAVDGEPLAYDAALTASINAYLLSPRD from the coding sequence ATGGTCTGGCGTCATGCGATCCTGCTCGAGCCCGCGGCATCCGACGATCCGCGCACCGATTTCGCCGAGCTTCTCACACCGATCGACCCGACGGCTCCCGCGTTGAGCGTCGGTGAGCTCAGCACGCAACGCGGCGACGGGATCTTCGAGTCGATCGGGGTTGTCGACGGGCATGCCCAGGAGGTCGAGGCGCACCTGGAGCGCCTCGCCCACTCCGCCGCGATCTGCCAGCTGCCCCCGCCGAACGTCGCGCAGTGGCGTCAGGCCGTCCAGGCGATCGCCCGCGAGTGCCCGCCCGGGGAGTGCGTGATCAAGCTGATCCTGTCGCGCGGGGTCGAGCACGGACCCGCGCCGACGGCGTGGGTCACGGCGTCCACGGCTCCCGACAACGCGGCGGTGCGTGAGCACGGCATCCGCGTGGTCACGCTCGACCGCGGCTACGACAGCGGTGCCCCCGCGCGGGCGCCGTGGCTGCTGCTCGGCGCGAAGACCCTGTCCTACGCGACCAACATGGCCGCGATCCGCGCCGCACACGCCCGTGGGGCGGACGATGCCGTGTTCGTCTCCAGCGACGGCGTGCTGCTGGAGGGGCCGACGTCGTCGCTCGTCCTGCGGCAGGGTGATCGGTTCGTGACCCCGGAGCCGGGAGCGGGCATCCTCCATGGCACGACGCAGCTCAGCCTGTTCTCGTGGCTCGAGACGCAGGGCTACGAGACCGGCTATGCGTCGCTGCCTGTGTCGGCGCTGCGCGAGGCGGATGCCGCGTGGTTGCTCTCGAGCGTGCGTCTCGCGGCGGGTGTCACGGCCGTCGACGGCGAGCCGTTGGCATACGACGCCGCGCTGACGGCATCCATCAACGCCTACCTGCTCTCTCCCCGGGACTGA
- a CDS encoding DNA-directed RNA polymerase subunit beta, whose product MTDDSRPFHKPIRRPAELFDRLFAASDPAEVSRVAHSTAAALLSRVRQDPDASVVDRLVAFTDDHGIDDIAELWSRSPARSLPGALWRLYLLQLMIHDDAASAALLFERGRAELGSVDEVVAGAPAPAGPDELVALIDMILRGAFDGDFAIALERAAAFCRIQAAGATHVADDYEPTEPERASGLTTRALRLARYAEDLTAAAALWRRDSLS is encoded by the coding sequence CCGATACGTCGGCCGGCCGAACTGTTCGACCGGCTGTTCGCGGCCTCCGACCCCGCTGAGGTGTCCCGTGTCGCCCACTCGACCGCGGCGGCGCTGCTGTCGCGGGTGCGGCAGGACCCGGATGCGTCCGTCGTCGACCGGCTCGTGGCGTTCACCGACGACCACGGCATCGACGACATCGCCGAGCTCTGGTCGCGATCCCCGGCGCGCTCACTGCCAGGTGCGCTGTGGCGGCTCTACCTGCTGCAGCTCATGATCCACGACGACGCAGCGTCGGCGGCGCTCCTGTTCGAGCGCGGTCGCGCCGAGCTCGGTTCCGTCGACGAGGTCGTGGCGGGTGCGCCTGCTCCTGCCGGACCCGACGAGCTCGTCGCCCTCATCGACATGATCCTGCGCGGCGCGTTCGACGGCGACTTCGCGATCGCGCTCGAGCGCGCGGCGGCGTTCTGCCGCATCCAGGCCGCCGGCGCCACGCACGTGGCCGACGACTACGAGCCCACCGAGCCGGAGCGCGCCTCGGGACTCACGACCCGCGCGCTGCGTCTCGCCCGCTACGCCGAGGATCTCACCGCCGCCGCGGCGCTCTGGCGCCGAGACTCGCTGAGCTGA
- a CDS encoding molybdopterin-dependent oxidoreductase, with product MGGRRFAHRAWAALSGIVAAAVLLAASELIAAFVAPQASPLLAVGSFVIDIVPRPLKEFAISTFGSFDKPALLIGLGIAVAVAAAVAGLLQAWRTPWGAVLLATGGTAGTAAVATRAGASLLALVPPVVGTVAGVAVLVLLVARLRRWTDAVRSAPATGSAEEAAAAADAVSARGQGVDRRAFFRFALIAGASAVVIGAGSRIWTATTASIDGIRRALRLPAPQRTVTIPAGAELDIPGLTPLITPNTDFYRVDTALTVPQVDPSSWRLSVDGMVDEPFDLSFDDLLAMGVDEYGITLTCVSNEVGGDLVGNAIWLGVPVRDILARAKPQAGADMVLSHSVDGFTASTPLASLTDADLDAILAVGMNGEPLPLEHGFPVRMVVPGLYGYVSATKWLNRLSVTTYAKDEAYWTPRGYSAKAPIKFSSRVDTPKLGTQVSAGTVPIAGVAWAQTVGIARVEVSVDNGPWQQATLSNPINDDTWVQWMMPWEATAGTHYIAVRAVDKAGNLQIEQAAPIAPDGSSGWQRTLVSVS from the coding sequence ATGGGCGGAAGACGATTCGCGCATCGGGCGTGGGCGGCGCTGTCGGGGATCGTCGCGGCGGCTGTGCTGCTGGCGGCGAGCGAGCTGATCGCGGCGTTCGTGGCGCCTCAGGCGAGCCCGCTTCTCGCGGTGGGATCGTTCGTGATCGACATCGTGCCGAGGCCGCTGAAGGAGTTCGCGATCTCGACCTTCGGCAGCTTCGACAAGCCTGCGCTGCTCATCGGGCTCGGCATCGCGGTCGCCGTCGCGGCCGCGGTCGCGGGGCTCCTGCAGGCCTGGCGGACACCGTGGGGCGCCGTGCTCCTGGCGACGGGCGGCACCGCGGGAACCGCCGCCGTCGCGACGCGCGCCGGCGCGAGCCTGCTCGCCCTCGTGCCTCCGGTCGTCGGCACCGTCGCGGGTGTCGCCGTGCTCGTCCTGCTGGTGGCCCGGCTGCGGCGGTGGACGGATGCGGTGCGCTCGGCGCCCGCCACGGGCTCCGCAGAGGAGGCGGCAGCCGCCGCGGACGCGGTGTCGGCAAGAGGCCAGGGCGTCGACCGCCGCGCCTTCTTCCGCTTCGCGCTCATCGCCGGGGCGTCGGCCGTCGTGATCGGTGCCGGTTCCCGGATCTGGACCGCGACGACCGCGTCGATCGACGGCATCCGGCGCGCGTTGCGGCTGCCGGCACCGCAGCGCACGGTGACGATCCCGGCGGGCGCCGAGCTCGACATCCCGGGTCTGACTCCCCTGATCACCCCGAACACCGACTTCTACCGCGTCGACACGGCGCTCACGGTTCCGCAGGTGGACCCGTCGTCGTGGCGGCTCTCGGTCGACGGGATGGTCGACGAGCCGTTCGATCTGAGTTTCGACGACCTCCTGGCGATGGGGGTCGACGAATACGGCATCACACTCACCTGCGTCTCGAACGAGGTGGGAGGGGACCTCGTGGGCAACGCGATCTGGCTCGGCGTGCCGGTGCGCGACATCCTCGCGCGGGCCAAGCCGCAGGCGGGGGCCGACATGGTGCTCTCGCACAGCGTCGACGGGTTCACCGCGAGCACGCCGCTGGCCTCGCTCACCGACGCGGACCTCGACGCGATCCTCGCGGTCGGCATGAACGGCGAACCGCTTCCGCTCGAGCACGGGTTCCCGGTGCGGATGGTCGTGCCGGGTCTGTACGGCTACGTCTCGGCGACCAAGTGGCTGAACCGGCTGAGCGTCACAACGTACGCGAAGGACGAGGCGTACTGGACCCCGCGGGGATACAGCGCGAAGGCCCCGATCAAGTTCTCGTCGCGGGTGGACACGCCCAAGCTCGGCACGCAGGTGAGTGCGGGGACCGTGCCGATCGCCGGCGTCGCCTGGGCGCAGACGGTCGGGATCGCGAGGGTCGAGGTGAGCGTCGACAACGGGCCGTGGCAGCAGGCGACGCTGTCGAATCCCATCAACGACGACACGTGGGTGCAGTGGATGATGCCGTGGGAGGCGACGGCGGGCACACACTACATCGCAGTGCGGGCTGTGGACAAGGCCGGAAACCTGCAGATCGAGCAGGCGGCGCCGATCGCACCCGACGGGTCGTCGGGGTGGCAGCGCACGCTCGTGTCGGTGTCCTGA
- the sigK gene encoding ECF RNA polymerase sigma factor SigK gives MVIDGMDASAIGSDPTDPVADLLVRTATGDQDAFAELYDRLSPRVFGLILRVLVDRSQSEEVLQEVFLEVWQSASRFAPNKGQGRSWVLTIAHRRAVDRVRSAQSSADRDVRAGFRDLGVPHDGVAEEAELRIEGRKVASAMAELPDAQRETLTLAYYGGYSQSEIAALVGAPLGTVKTRMRDGLSRLRSVMGVMS, from the coding sequence ATGGTGATCGACGGAATGGACGCGTCCGCGATCGGCTCGGACCCCACCGACCCGGTCGCCGACCTTCTCGTCCGCACCGCGACCGGAGACCAGGACGCGTTCGCCGAGCTGTACGACCGTCTCTCACCGCGTGTGTTCGGCCTGATCCTGCGTGTGCTCGTCGACCGGTCACAGAGCGAGGAGGTGCTGCAGGAGGTCTTCCTCGAGGTCTGGCAATCCGCATCCCGCTTCGCTCCGAACAAGGGGCAGGGAAGGTCGTGGGTTCTCACGATCGCGCATAGACGGGCCGTCGACCGGGTGAGGTCGGCGCAGTCGAGCGCGGATCGCGACGTGCGCGCGGGCTTCCGAGACCTCGGCGTGCCGCACGACGGCGTGGCCGAGGAAGCAGAGCTTCGGATCGAGGGACGGAAGGTGGCGAGTGCGATGGCCGAGCTGCCCGACGCCCAGCGAGAGACGCTCACCCTCGCCTATTACGGGGGATACAGTCAGAGCGAGATCGCCGCGCTCGTGGGAGCTCCCCTCGGGACGGTGAAGACTCGGATGCGCGACGGACTTTCGCGCCTGCGTTCGGTGATGGGGGTGATGTCGTGA
- a CDS encoding fasciclin domain-containing protein, with the protein MLSTKTKLAAGLTLALAGAFALTACSGSSGSTSTPMSSQSSAPMATQSPMASDAAADLVGSGCAAYAKAVPSGAGSVEGMSTAPLATAASNNPLLTTLVSAISGKLNPDVNLVDTINGSQFTVFAPVDEAFAKIDSATIDSLKTDSATLTKILTYHVIPGQISPDKIDGTHKTVEGQDVTVSGSGDNIKVNGQATVICGGVKTANATVYLIDTVLMPPAM; encoded by the coding sequence ATGCTCAGCACGAAGACGAAGCTTGCCGCGGGTCTCACCCTTGCCCTGGCAGGAGCGTTCGCACTCACTGCATGTAGCGGTTCCAGCGGATCGACCTCGACGCCGATGTCGTCGCAGAGCTCCGCACCGATGGCCACACAGTCGCCGATGGCCAGCGACGCGGCGGCGGACCTGGTGGGCTCGGGCTGCGCCGCATACGCCAAGGCCGTTCCGAGCGGCGCCGGCTCGGTCGAGGGGATGTCGACGGCACCGCTCGCGACGGCCGCATCCAACAACCCGCTCCTGACGACGCTCGTCTCGGCCATCAGCGGCAAGCTCAACCCGGACGTGAACCTGGTCGACACGATCAACGGCAGCCAGTTCACCGTGTTCGCTCCCGTCGACGAGGCCTTCGCGAAGATCGACTCGGCCACGATCGACTCGCTCAAGACCGACTCGGCCACGCTCACGAAGATCCTGACCTACCACGTGATCCCCGGCCAGATCAGCCCCGACAAGATCGACGGCACGCACAAGACCGTCGAGGGCCAGGATGTGACCGTCTCCGGCAGCGGCGACAACATCAAGGTCAACGGTCAGGCCACCGTCATCTGCGGTGGCGTCAAGACCGCGAACGCGACCGTGTACCTGATCGACACGGTCCTCATGCCCCCCGCTATGTGA
- a CDS encoding anti-sigma factor has product MNDREFEELSAGHALGALSAEDERLFQQAVRARPDRVDRSRDDEEAAAMLADAVTPVTPPPALRDSLLARIAVTPQVDASPVEDGSAPASPDTPTGDVAVLREDASRRAARPLRASRLWFALAASIALVVAIGAGVAVVAQQTQRPAAVVALEQIERAPDAQTASSSVAGGGDATLHWSPSLGKAVLVSEGLPALASDQSFELWFVRDGEPVSAGVFDASGSSTTAELAGRMEAGDIVAVTVEAAGGSPSGQPTSTPIVAIPTA; this is encoded by the coding sequence GTGAACGACCGCGAGTTCGAGGAGCTGTCGGCCGGGCACGCGCTGGGTGCCCTCTCTGCCGAGGACGAACGCCTGTTCCAGCAGGCGGTGCGCGCGCGCCCCGACCGTGTCGACAGAAGCCGGGACGACGAGGAGGCCGCGGCCATGCTGGCGGATGCCGTCACGCCCGTGACGCCGCCCCCGGCTCTGCGCGACAGCCTCCTGGCCCGCATCGCGGTCACCCCGCAGGTCGACGCGTCGCCCGTCGAGGACGGATCGGCTCCGGCATCTCCCGACACCCCTACGGGGGATGTCGCGGTGCTCCGGGAGGACGCATCCCGCCGCGCCGCGCGACCCCTGCGCGCAAGCCGGCTCTGGTTCGCGCTCGCCGCCAGCATCGCGCTGGTCGTCGCGATCGGGGCGGGCGTCGCGGTCGTGGCGCAGCAGACGCAGCGCCCGGCGGCGGTGGTCGCGCTCGAGCAGATCGAGAGAGCCCCCGACGCGCAGACCGCGTCGTCGTCGGTCGCGGGCGGAGGCGACGCCACGCTCCACTGGTCGCCCTCCCTCGGCAAAGCCGTTCTCGTCTCCGAGGGGCTGCCCGCCCTCGCCTCCGACCAGTCGTTCGAACTGTGGTTCGTCCGCGACGGCGAGCCCGTCTCGGCGGGGGTGTTCGACGCATCCGGCTCGTCGACGACGGCCGAGCTGGCGGGGCGGATGGAAGCGGGCGACATCGTCGCCGTGACGGTGGAGGCCGCCGGCGGATCGCCCAGCGGTCAGCCCACGAGCACACCGATCGTCGCGATCCCCACGGCCTGA